The stretch of DNA GTCCGCTCCCGGCGCGATCACGAACTCCTGCTCGAGGTCGCGGCCCACTCCGTAAAGCCTCAGATCGACCCCCTGCCAGATGCCGCGATACGTGATCAGCCGGTAGCTCTTGACCCCGGCGAGCCATCGCGAGGAATCCGAACCGTGGATGTAGCCATAGCTCGTCGGCAGTTCCATCTGCGGCTCGAGCTTCACCGCGGGATTGGCGTCAAGAAAGTTTTCCGTTACGACCGCTCGCTCAAACTGGCTGTGCGACATCGCGGCCAGATCTCCACCGTCGGCCGCGACCGGACGCACCTCGGGAGCAGCGGCGCCAGAGGTCTTGTGCGCGAGGTCAAACACCACGCCTTTGCGCGTGAGCCAGAACGTCGCGTTGCCGCGCCGCGCATAGAAGGCGGCGCGCGCGTCAACCTGACCGCGGTTATCGATGAAGCCGGGAGGCGCCTTCTTCATCGCGTCGATCGCGCGCGAGCGCGCCGCCGGGTCGGCATTCGCCGAACCGGCGGGGCTGCCGCCGTCGGCCGACGACGCGCGCCCAAAGTCCGCGGCGGGCGCCGGATAGTTAGCGACAACGGTGATTCGCTTCTCCGAAGTCGGCCCACGGTCGGCAGCGCCGACGGATGCCGGAGAAAGGACCATGCCCGCCGTCATTGCCGTCAGAAAAATCGCGAATCCGGCAAGATGCTTGCAGATGCTCAAAACCCGATGCGAAGGCGTGGCCTGTGTCATCTGAACCTGCTCCAGAGTGCAGTGGATTGAAAGCTGTAAGTAAGATTAACCGTTCAAAGGAGAAAATATCAATCAAAAGCAGATTTTACGGTTAGTTTGCTTAACAGGGCGCGGATGCGCCTCAGAACTGAGCTTCGGCACTCTTTTCGTTGGCAGGATTGCTTTGGGTGGGGATTCGCGCCCACTCTCGGCCGAGAAATCAGGGCGACGTTGAGGGACCGCCGGGAACCGCGTTATCGGGAGCGTTGTCAGATGGTGGCGGCGTGCCGCCCCGCATCCTTTGCTGCTCGAAGTGCTGCAGCAGTTGCTGGACGTTCTTGACCTCGTTGATGCGCCAGCGGCCGTTCTCGCGCGCCATGCGGATGTTCCATTCCACGCCCTTGTTGTCGCGGAAGTCGGTCCACGCCGTATCGCCCGAACGATGTAGCATCACGATCGATCCGAGCACGGCCGCGCCCGGCATCTGGAGTTGTCTCGCGCCGCTGTTCACCTGTTGCGTCGCCCATTGCTGAATCGTGGCGGCCAACGGCGCGCTCAGGAAGTCCACCGCGCCCTTGCCGACCAGCGCCGCGATGACGTCGTTGCCCTTGGCGTTCTGCTGCAGCATCTCGTAGCCGGCGTTTTTGACCACGCTTGGAAAGTCAACGAAGCTCGCGGCGGTCGCGCCGTCGCGCTGGTCGATCGCCAGCTTCAGCTGATAGATGGCGTAGGACGGTGTGGCCGGAACGTAGAACACGGCCCACAGGGCGACGGCGATTGCCGCCAGGACTCCGATCGCGTGGCGCGAGACGAAACCCATACTGGTTATTGTGCGTCAGCCGTCGGGCACTGTCGAGGCGGACAGCACTTGCGCGCCGCTGTGGGACGGGCGTTACCGCGGACTTCCGGAGCGTGCCTCCGGCCGCCTCAGGTATGCGAGAGCAGCGAGGCGGCCGCGCGATCGAGCAGCCAGACGACCTCGCCATTGGGCGGGTCGATAATCTGCGCGGGAAAGCGGTCGGGGTCGTGCGGTCCCTCGAGAGCGTTCTTGACCGCCTCCGCCTTGCCCTTGCCCTCGACCAGGAACATGACGCGCGCCGAGTTGTTGAGCACGGGCGGAGTGATCGTGACGCGATGGCGTTGAGGGGCGTCGACCTCGACCGCGACCACGAGCCGCTCGCGCTCGTGCAGCGCAGGATTTCCCGGAAACAGCGATTCGACGTGGACATTTTCGCCGAGACCGACAAGGATCAGG from Candidatus Binataceae bacterium encodes:
- a CDS encoding DUF2939 domain-containing protein, with product MGFVSRHAIGVLAAIAVALWAVFYVPATPSYAIYQLKLAIDQRDGATAASFVDFPSVVKNAGYEMLQQNAKGNDVIAALVGKGAVDFLSAPLAATIQQWATQQVNSGARQLQMPGAAVLGSIVMLHRSGDTAWTDFRDNKGVEWNIRMARENGRWRINEVKNVQQLLQHFEQQRMRGGTPPPSDNAPDNAVPGGPSTSP